The genome window TGTTGCGGTGACGGTGTCAGTGAGTCCGAGGTTCTCTGTGAGTGACTGGGTTCTGGAAGACGATGCGGTGACGGTGTCTGTCATTCCAAGGTTCTCAGATAGTGACTGGGTTGATGATCTTGTTGCGGTGACGGTGTCTGTCATTCCAAGGTTCTCTGTGAGTGACTGGGTTCTGGAAGACGATGCGGTGACGGTGTCTGTCATTCCGAGGTTCTCTGTGAGTGACTGGGTTCTGGAAGACGATGCGGTGACGGTGTCTGTCATTCCAAGGTTCTCAGATAGTGACTGGGTTCTGGAAGACGATGCGGTGACGGTGTCTGTCATTCCAAGGTTCTCTGTGAGTGACTGGGTTCTGGAAGACGATGCGGTGACGGTGTCAGTGAGTCCCAAATTTTCAGAAAGTGATACTTGGCATTCCACCGAACCTGCACTTTTACACCCGATTGTCTCATCTGTTATTCCAAGATTCTCATTAAGGAGTATAGGCCCTTGTTCTGGATCTGCTGCAACATACCAGTTTCTTGCCTCTGTAAATGTTGAATTATTCTGTGTGACTTCTACTTTACCTAGTGCGTACAGTTTTGGAAAGATGAGAGGTATTGAATATGTGTATGAGACGCTTGTCTTGTTTTCAATCAGATTATTTTCCCATGTAATTATTTTGATTCCGTTGATATTTTGAACTATACCATCTGTTGTAACATTGAAGGGAGTTGGAACAAACTCTTGTATTGTGACTGATCCAGTTCCAACAAACGATTCTATGTTTATTGTAACATTAAAAGAGTTGGGATTAATTGTTGGATCTATCTTGCTTTGTGCTGTTCGTATAATGTCATAATCAAAGTTTTGTTGGACAGTAAAGTATGTTGAAAAACTAGTTACTCCGTTTGGAGTCTGTGCTGTTATGTTAATTGTGTAGATTCCTTCAGTGTTTGTTTGATATATTGAATCATACAAACCGCATTCCTGATTTGCAGTTATTCCAGTAGTGGATGACAATACAGATTTTTGTAAATGGGGATCTGTAACTGTCATTACAAGATTAGAGTTGCATACTGGATGTCCATCATTGTCCAATACAACAATAACAAAATCTGCGGTTTCTCCTGGCTTGTAGATACTCTTTTTGGTGTTAAGAGATACAAGACCCCACGAAAACTCATCTTCCATAACGTATTGTTTACCATCCACTTGAAGCATAGTTTTGATGTGATATACACCTGGCGTGACTATTTTTTCAGGGGATAATTTGATGTTGAATTTACCTTCTCTTACTTTTTCATATTGTGAGATAGTATCAATTAGTCTTCCTTGCGGATCATAAATTTCTGCCGTAATGACATCGTTTTGCTCTTGCCATTTTTCATATTGTACTTCCGTTGTGTTTTTAATTGCTATGTTCTCAAATGTTTCTGCAAGATTATCGATTTGCTTACTTTTGATAGAAAGATTAGCACTTGTCATGTTACTGCTAATTGATCTTAGATTATCAGAGACTGTTTCTATCTGTTCTTTTATTTCAGATAACAGCTGTTTGTCTGTTGTACTATTTTGATTGATTAAATTGATTTTTTCTTGTAGTTCTTGGATTTTTTCTTTTGTTTTTGTAATTTCAGCAAGTACGTTAAATGAAGAGGATGAAAGCAAATTATCAGCATGTGCTACGGGGATGAGTGTAGTAATGGCATAGTCGACTGGCTTTATGTAGATACTATTTTGTAGCGATTCTTTTTGGTTTGTGTTTGTATCGCTGTTTTCTTTTACAATTTCAGTTTCTATCTGTGTGAGGTTTTGTTCTGTATTTTTGGCTAGTACTGACAGATTGGCCTTCATTTCCTGAAGTTGCTTCATTAAAACTTCATAATCATCATAGTATTGTAATTGGAACTCAACATCTTCGTTGATTAGATAACTTGACTTTGTTTGATTTAAGATTGGATCTACTGTTAATACTACTTTTGTTACATTTTGAAGTATCAGTTCCGGATATGTTGAATCAGACATTCCAAGTGATTCGAACAAAGATAGTTCTGTGTTGTAGGAGACCAGATGATATAATTTTCCAATTTCATCTTGTGACAACGCTCTTGAGTAAACAACTACATCGCTAATTACACCTGAGAACTTGTTTGACAGTTTTGGTTCTGATCTTATTGTTGAAATATGTGCGCCAATTACAATGTCAGATTCAGAGTTTGCTACTTCTGAAACTGCAAGGTTGTCTTTTGATATGGCAAATAAGTTTGGTAGAGTTTGTTTTGTTTGCAATACACCATTGATGTATAATGAGATTTCTGTTCCGTTGATTACTGCTACAACATGTGATTTGTCTTGTATTTTGTCTGTCCCCTGTGCTTCTGTCCATCGGATGCCATCAAACACTGAGAATTTGGCTGTATGTTCAGGCGATATGATATTGTTCAGCGACAGCACAAAGGAGCCTTCCTTGGATATGATGGTCATCTCATCAGCTGCACCATCATACTGTGGTGTGATCCATGTTGATATCGTTATTTGGTTTGTTTGGTTTACTGTTGATACAATAACATATTCTGTCGAGTTTGTGTTCAGCGTCCCATTTACGCTTGTCTGATTCAACAGGTTGATTGGTTGTATTTCTACGGTTTGGATTACCGTATTGTTGACATATTTTGCCAGAATAATTGGAAGTGTTCTTGTGTATATCTTGTGTATTTGCTCTGCTGTAAGGTACCTGTCATAGATTTCCAGCTGATCTATTCCTCCAGAGAATACTTTTTGCGCCTTGTCAACTGCTCGTGTATCTAGTGTTGCTCCAATTACCACATCGGTATCGGTACTGGATACCTGTGGGATGGTGTTTTCAATTGTCCCTTCTGAGCTTACAGATACAGTCTGGATGGTTTTCTCAGTACTGGATATGGTGCCGTTTGTGTAAATTGAGATGTCTGTTCCATTAAAGGTGACAGAAATATGCGACCATCCCTGCCCTATTTCAGATACAGTAGACACGCTGTGCCATCTGATTCCGTCAAATATGGAAAATGTTGCCACATGTTCTGATATGTTGTCTAGGGTGAGCTCAAAGGAATTTTCCTTTGATACGATCGTAAACATGGATGAACCTGAGGAATAGTCTGGTTTTATCCAAGTAGTGATCGCAATATTTGATGTCTGGTTTGTATAGTTGCCTGCAGATTTTACAAATCCTCCGTCAAATATCAGGCCTGTTTGGTTTAGGTTGACATCTCCAATGAACTGCGATCCGTTTACGGTTTTGTTAAATGTCCATGACTGGGTTGCATTTGGAATGGTGATGGTTGCGTTGGCAGGTACAGCTTGGGTAACGTTGGCAGGTACAGCTTGGGTAACGTTGGCAGGTACAGCTTGGGTAACGTTGGCAGGTACAGCTTGGGTAACGTTGGCAGGTACAGCTTGGGTAACGTTGGCAGGTACAGCTTGGGTAACGTTGGCAGGTACAGCTTGGGTAACGTTGGCAGGTACAGCTTGGGTAACGTTGGCAGGTACAGCTTGGGTAACGTTGGCAGGTACAGCTTGGGTAACGTTGGCAGGTACAGCTTGGGTAACGTTGGCAGGTACAGCTTGGGTAACGTTGGCAGGTACAGCTTGGGTAACGTTGGCAGGTACAGCTTGGGTAACGTTGGCAGGTACAGCTTGGGTAACGTTGGCAGGTACAGCTTGGGTAACGTTGGCAGGTACAGCTTGGGTAACGTTGGCAGGTACAGCTTGGGTAACGTTGGCAGGTACAGCAGATTCAGTTGTCTGTAAATTAGTTGATTGCAGATCAGATGCTGATTCATTATCCAATTGGGTATGAGGTGTTTGATCAGAATGATCAGCATAAGCTTCTTTAATCCAATATGATTGTGAGATGGAAATTGGGGAAATAATTCCGGATGATAGCAGAATAGAGATAAAAACTAGAGATAAAATTCGGTTATAGTTTTGAATTTGGATTTTTGGATTTTCTGATCTTACTATTATGTAAAAGGCTGCAACCGCAAAAATGAAAAGTAGTGATGATGATTGTTGTTCAAGTGAACCACCAACAGATTGTATATTATTTCTAACATCATCAAATACAGATTTGGTCAGAATAGAATAGATAATTGGTTGTAATTCAATTAGATTGACATCAGATTTAGATATAAGGAGAGTTTGAATTCTAGATAAAATTTGTTCAAAGTCGTCATCAGTGGAATCACTCAGACTATCAGATAGGTATCCAACAGTATCATGATATGCTGATACAGTTACAAATGGAGATGCCATATCAAATATCTTGTCAAAGTTGAATTTTCTTTGATTAAAAATCCGTTCCAAGATTGCTTGGTTGTTATTGTGTTTTAACAAGTAGATCTGATTATCAGAATCATCATTGTTAGACACTGTAATTTGCTCCATGATGGAAAGTCTAGATGTGTATTCAACAGCTGGTTTTTTGATTAAGCTTAACGATACTTCTTGATTTTGAAATTGGTGAGAGCTTTCATCTACTTGTACTCTAAAATCTTTTGTCAGTGTTGAAACAGACTGTTGTTCAACAAATGCAATCGGTTTGACTTGTGTTTCATGATTTGGTAATGTTTCACCAAATGACGAACTAAATGATGAGATGACTAAAACAAAAATTAACGATAAGGAAACAATTTTCGTACCTTCCAATGTTACCACATTCCGTAATTATGAGCACTACAAAATAATTAAGTCTTCATCGGATTAGCGATCTGTTTTTTGTTGTTTTATCAAGTTCGTTTATATGGATACTCCCTCATACAGAATGTCCTTTTGCGATCTGCAAATAGATGATGATCAACTTTGCTTTTACTAGGTTACAGTTTGTCAGATAAATTTACTCAACAGTTGATTATAATGCACTATATCAATTAAGAATCAAATCCTAAACAATTGCGCATGACCAGCTTCGAGAAGAATTGGGCACGTCAAGAGACTGCAGGTATAACAGAAAAATTACGAGATTCTGTCAAGCCGCAGGGAGCTTTGAAACCAAGAATTCAGACAGCAGTAAACAAACTGCAACTGCAAATTTCAAAAATGGATTCAATGCTTAACAAATTGCACGAACGTGACGCTCAACTATTCAAACGAATCGTAGCTGCAATGCAACAACACGACACAAGCGCAAGTCGAGTATTATCAAATGAATTAGCTGAAATACGCAAAGTCACAAAGATGCTCAGCAACGCAAGAATGGCACTAGAACAAGTACAATTGCGCCTGACTACAATACACGACTTGGGAGATGCTATGGTCGCAATAGGTCCGGCAATGTCCACCATGAAGGGTCTAAAATCATCACTTGGACGATTCATGCCAGAAGCAGACTCTGAACTAAACGCAATGACACAAACACTCAGCGGTCTGATGATGGATTCACTTGCAGGAGATGCATTCAATGTTGATTCAGATATCTCAAGCGAAGAGACAGAAAGAATCTTACAGGAAGCATCAGCAGTTGCAGAACAGCAAATCGGGGACAGATTCCCATCAGTTCCCTCACCTTCCGGACTTTCGTCACAGTCAAGCTCTACACTCGAGTAAAGAGTTTGAAGGCGAAGTTCTTTTTGTTTTCTTATATCAAAGTTTAAAATCATATTTTATTAATTGATAATGCATGAATCATAATCTATTACTTTTTGTAATACTAATTATTTTGGTTGTAGGATTTATCGCATATTACATTATAGATCAGAATACAACTTTAGAAAAAAAGCTCAAAGAGAACCTTGGAAAAGAAACCAGCAAAAGAGAATTATCTGTAGAAGGTTCTTTGTTCAGAGTACTTACAAGAGAAAGTGACATTCAAATAAATTATGAAACTAAAACCATCACTTACAGTAACGCAGACTTTGAATTAAAGCCAGAATTGATGGATCTTTATCATAAAATTGGTTTTTTGAATAAAACACACAATAGTGTAGTGGTTTATCCCATTTTTACCGAAGCGGCATACAATAAAAACGGTTTTTACGACTTTTATGAAGGCAAATGTGATTCTTCTTGTCTTACTGCTAAGATATCCACCGATTTTAATGGAGAATATTCTTCCAGTAGGGCCGCATTCAATTCTTTACGTCTGCTAGGATATCATTACATTACTGATATAGATATAGACAAAGATCCAGAAATTCTAAAAAAATATGACAGTGTGATTTTACTGCATAATGAATATGTGACAAAAAAAGAATTTGATGCAATAACACAACATCCAAAGGTGATCTACCTGTATCCAAATGCGCTGTATGCAGAAGTTGTTTCAGATTATGACAGTAATACCATCACATTAATTCGAGGTCATGGGTACCCCTCTCCCCAAATAAGAAACGGTTTTGATTGGAAATTTGACAATTCTAACTTGGAATACGACAACATGTGTACAAATTGGAAATTTTATGAGATTGATAACGGCATTATGCTGAATTGCTATCCAGAATATGTTATTTTCAAGGATCAAACATTATTGCTGCAAATTAAAAACTATAGTTAATTGCTTAACATTGCTTTTGCTTCTAAAAATATTTCATTCCATTGATCCCAGCTAAGTCTACCCGTTTGTGTATTTTGCCTACTTGGATGATAGCTACAAAGTATGGTTTTATCATCATATGAAAACTTGTTTCCATGGAAGAATTTTTGATGCTTAATACCAAGCATACGTTTTAATGTGTCAAAGGATATTTTGCCAAGACATACTATCACTTTGACGTTTTTTAAAAGTAATAATTCTTCACGCAGATAATATGAGCAGATATTGATTTCCTCTTTGCTGGGTTTGTTTTGTGGCGGTGCACATTTTACTGCTGCAGTGATATACGCATTAATCAGATCAAAACCGTCGTCTATTTTATGACTTGTTGGTTTTGTTGCAAAGCCATTGTTATGTAGAACTTTGGCTACCCAATCCCCAGAATTATCTCCAGTAAACATCCTACCTGTTCTGTTTCCCCCATGAGCTGCAGGTGCCAACCCTATAATCAATAATTCTGCCTCGGAATCACCAAAACCACTCAGGGGTCTTCCCCAGTATTTTTCGTGTGCATGTCGTTTTACTTTGTTAATGGAGATAGTCTTGATATATGCAGAAAGCCTAGGACATTTTTTACATTGTATGATCTGATTATTTAATTTAGAAATTAAGATATTTGTCATCGGCTAATTCGATCTAATAAGATCCTATATTTCATTCGTGTAAGAATTATTATCGATACAATAGACAAAGCTAAAGAAGTTGTAGGCAGGCTAAACTCTGGGAGTGATCTATCTGGGGAGTACATCTCCCCCCACATGCTTGGGCTTGGTACTTTGATAAAATTCTCAGATTCCAAGTTTTGTGGATAGGTATATGCATTTTTTGAGTGACCATCATAAACTAGAAAATAAAAACCGTAAACACTTTGTCGTCCAACTATATTGATTGGAATTTTGAATTCGTAGCTTGGATGTGGTGTTGGTGTATATCGATCATTTAGATCAGACACGGTACTTACACCTATAAATTCATCAGGATTTGAAATTTTGGAAAAATAATTATTTCTAATTGATGTATATCCGCCTTGATAAGTAAAGCTGTTTCTTCCGTTAAGCGAAGTCATGAAGCAATAATCGTCAGAATTGGCTTTAATTGATTTATCATTTTTTGTATCAAAGCAGATAATTGCATGATCATTCATTGTATCCAGATATTGATCGGTTACTGAATCTAAAAATATGTAGATAAAGTTGTCTTTGTGTGCACTTCGTAGTATAATTTGTGTACCGTCATCATAAGAGTATGTATTAAGACTAGATGCTTTCCATTCATACTCAAAAGTCCATTTGCCATCAAAAATTATTTTATCCGATGTGCCTGAAACAGTTATTGGTATAGATTCAAAGGCATATGCAATGCCAAACCCTGAAAAGATTAGTAAGAAAAGAGTTGCACATAATAGCAATTCAACGTTTTACATAAAAAAAATCAAGATATATCTTTTGGACAAAAAAGTAGGCGATCATAGCTAAAAGTGCCAATTTGGCAAGAAATTACTTAAATTAAGTCCATAATCGATATATATGATAATAGGATCCTAGATCTCAATGAAAGCAAATACAACTACATTAATTCTTGGAGTTTCACTAGCAGTTGTAGCAGGCTTGTTTGGTTCTACCATTTTTGGTGTAACAGACTCAAACAATAATGCTCAAACTAGTGCAAGTGCATCAGGATTAATCACAGGACACGTACTTACAACACTTAGAGACTCTGACGGTAACATCAAAGAATACAGACAGTCAGATAACCTGATTGTAAATCAGGGAGAAAATTGTGTGTTAAAGATGCTATTTTCTGGAAGCGGTGGATCAGGTCTTGGTACTAACGTTTGTACAGGGCAAAACACTGTTGGATTTAGAATCATTCAGCTAGGAAATAGCTCTCAAACGGTACAAAGCTCAGACTATAAACTTGGCAATCCATATAACGCAACTAGTGGTGTATCAAGTCTTGTACCCAAAGCAGCAACTACTGTTACATGGTCCAATTCAACACTAAGCACAGCTGGAACAACAGCACAAGCAATTCTTTCAGCCACATTTACAAGTACACAGGCAGCAGCACAAACCGTAAGTGAATCAGGTCTGTTCAATTCAACAGATGATAGCACAAATGCAATGTTTGCAAGACAGACATTCACTGGCATTACAATGAATAACGGTGATTCATTGACAGTACAGTGGACCATAAACGTCGGTGGAACAGGTAGCGCATTAACACCATAGTCCTAAATCTTTCTTCTTTTTATTTTAGTTTAAGTGATATTGTAAAATATAATCAGTTTTTTGCTTTTCTATATCCATGACTAAATGACTTGTCATATAATTTGGAATATTCATAAGACTTTGGTCGTATCACATCACCGATCATCACTATTGCGGTACGTGTGATTTTTTCTGCCCAGACTTTTTTTACAATATCCTCTAGAGTTCCTGTAATAATTTTTTGATCAGGCCAGCTTGCCCTGTACACAACTGCAGCAGGAGTTGACTTTGGATAGCCTCCCTCAATTGCCTGTTTCACTACATCCTGTAATAGATGAACGCTAAGGTAGAAAATCATGGTCGATTTGTGCTTGGCAAGCTCTGAAATTCGTTCCTGTTTTGGAACGGCGGTGCGCTTTTCTGCTCTAGTTATTATGATTGTTTGAGTTATTCCAGGCAAGGTCAATTGGATTCCCAAGGCTGCAGAGGAGGCCAAAAAAGATGTAACTCCTGGAACTATTTCAAACTCAATTCCCTCTTTTTGCAAGTTGTCAGTTTGCTCCCGAATTGCTCCATATATGGCAGGATCTCCATCATGTAATCTAATGACTAGCTTGCCTTTTTTCGCATTATTTCTTAAAATTTCAAAGATTTCTTCACGAACAAGACCTGCGGCATCATGCAGTTTTGCTTTTTTGCATGTCTTGAGTATTTCATCAGGTATTAAAGAGCCAGAATACACCACGACGTCTGCCTTTTGCAGTAATTTTTTTGCCTTTACTGTGATCAGGTCAGGATCACCTGGACCACAGCCGACAAAGTAAACCTTAGACACGTTTTACCACCATGATGGAAAAATATTTCGTAGTCATTGTTGATTCACTTACTTCGCCTAGTTTCATTTTTCTTACAATTTCATTTGGAGTGCCAAGGTCTTGTCCGATTGCAAATATCGAATCATCGGAAAATCCAGCTTCTTTGAGTAGATTGATGACCTGATCAAAGTATCTGCCATCTTTGAGAAATATCATAGTGTCACAGTTTCTTGCAGTTTCCTTCACTCTAGATAGATCATAGCAGGAGGGAATGACTGCCATAGTCTCAGCTCCTTCTGCAAGACTGATTCCAACCTTTGACGCAAATGTAAACATTGAAACAATTCCAGGGATAACAGAAATTTTTATCTGCGGGAATTTATTTTGTAGTTCTCTGTTTAGATATATCCATGTGCTGTAAAGATAGGGGTCGCCAACCGTAAGATAGACGACCTTTTTTCCCTCGAGTACCTTTTGAGCTAAAATTTTGGTGTTGTTCTCCCATGTGGTTTCCAGTGTTTCTTTATCTTTTACCATCGGAAAGACAAGATTTACTATTTCTGGATTTTTTGATTTTTCTATGATTGATTCCACTACAGAAAGAGCAATGCTTGGTTTTCCTTCCTTTGCTGTAGGACACGCTATTACTTCGGCCTCCTTTATCGCCTTGACTGCTTTGACTGTCAATAATTCTGGGTCACCTGGACCGCATCCTACGCAAATCAAATCATGCATATTTTGAATCAAAATTTTCCCAGTTAAAAGCTTGATTGAGCTAGTTTTTTGTTGCAGATATCACCATGACTGGATTTCTTGCAAGCATCATTGTTCCAGTCGATGTTTTTTTACTTTTTGATATGGTAATTTGTGTCATATCAACAGAACCAAAATTCAATTTGTTCATTGTTTCCATAACAGAATAAAGTGTCTCAATGAGAATTATGCCGACGACAATTCTTGCACCGGGTTTTAGCTTGTCATAACAAAGATTCACAATGTCTTTTGTGTCTCCGCCAGTACCGCCAATAAAAATTGCGTCAGCCAGAGGAAGACTAGAAATTTTTTGCTTTGCATCAGCCAGAGTTATTTCCACATTTGATACACCAAATTTATCAAGATTTTTTCTTGTGAGTTCCACTGCCTTTGGATCAATGTCAATCGCGTAAACTTTCCCCCTCGATTCAATTTGCAGTGCCGCTTCAATAGTTATGGAACCACTCCCACAACCTATGTCATAGACTATATTTCCAGGACAAAGTCGCGCCTTACTTATCTGAATTGTTCTGACCTCTTCTTTTGTGATTGGCACGTCATCAGTTCTTTCAAAATATTCGTCTGGTATTCCAGGAGTTTTAAATTTCCACATATCTGATTGATATTAGAGATTTATCGCCGTGAGATCTACACTTGGGTGATGAACCAGTGTGTATGAAAGAATCCACATGAAAAGATAAACAAACACATATGTGCCAATTCCAGTTGTAACTAATTTTTTTCTGTCCGACGGGGGCAGACCTATTTTCATTCCCTTCCCAATTACTGCAGAGATTACAAAAACCATAATCATGAATATAATTGAGGCCCATCTTCTTTCTTCTCCCTCAATTGAT of Candidatus Nitrosotenuis sp. DW1 contains these proteins:
- a CDS encoding Snf7 family protein, encoding MTSFEKNWARQETAGITEKLRDSVKPQGALKPRIQTAVNKLQLQISKMDSMLNKLHERDAQLFKRIVAAMQQHDTSASRVLSNELAEIRKVTKMLSNARMALEQVQLRLTTIHDLGDAMVAIGPAMSTMKGLKSSLGRFMPEADSELNAMTQTLSGLMMDSLAGDAFNVDSDISSEETERILQEASAVAEQQIGDRFPSVPSPSGLSSQSSSTLE
- a CDS encoding N,N-dimethylformamidase beta subunit family domain-containing protein, with translation MNHNLLLFVILIILVVGFIAYYIIDQNTTLEKKLKENLGKETSKRELSVEGSLFRVLTRESDIQINYETKTITYSNADFELKPELMDLYHKIGFLNKTHNSVVVYPIFTEAAYNKNGFYDFYEGKCDSSCLTAKISTDFNGEYSSSRAAFNSLRLLGYHYITDIDIDKDPEILKKYDSVILLHNEYVTKKEFDAITQHPKVIYLYPNALYAEVVSDYDSNTITLIRGHGYPSPQIRNGFDWKFDNSNLEYDNMCTNWKFYEIDNGIMLNCYPEYVIFKDQTLLLQIKNYS
- a CDS encoding uracil-DNA glycosylase — translated: MTNILISKLNNQIIQCKKCPRLSAYIKTISINKVKRHAHEKYWGRPLSGFGDSEAELLIIGLAPAAHGGNRTGRMFTGDNSGDWVAKVLHNNGFATKPTSHKIDDGFDLINAYITAAVKCAPPQNKPSKEEINICSYYLREELLLLKNVKVIVCLGKISFDTLKRMLGIKHQKFFHGNKFSYDDKTILCSYHPSRQNTQTGRLSWDQWNEIFLEAKAMLSN
- the cobM gene encoding precorrin-4 C(11)-methyltransferase; amino-acid sequence: MSKVYFVGCGPGDPDLITVKAKKLLQKADVVVYSGSLIPDEILKTCKKAKLHDAAGLVREEIFEILRNNAKKGKLVIRLHDGDPAIYGAIREQTDNLQKEGIEFEIVPGVTSFLASSAALGIQLTLPGITQTIIITRAEKRTAVPKQERISELAKHKSTMIFYLSVHLLQDVVKQAIEGGYPKSTPAAVVYRASWPDQKIITGTLEDIVKKVWAEKITRTAIVMIGDVIRPKSYEYSKLYDKSFSHGYRKAKN
- the cobI gene encoding precorrin-2 C(20)-methyltransferase, whose protein sequence is MHDLICVGCGPGDPELLTVKAVKAIKEAEVIACPTAKEGKPSIALSVVESIIEKSKNPEIVNLVFPMVKDKETLETTWENNTKILAQKVLEGKKVVYLTVGDPYLYSTWIYLNRELQNKFPQIKISVIPGIVSMFTFASKVGISLAEGAETMAVIPSCYDLSRVKETARNCDTMIFLKDGRYFDQVINLLKEAGFSDDSIFAIGQDLGTPNEIVRKMKLGEVSESTMTTKYFSIMVVKRV
- the cbiT gene encoding precorrin-6Y C5,15-methyltransferase (decarboxylating) subunit CbiT, giving the protein MWKFKTPGIPDEYFERTDDVPITKEEVRTIQISKARLCPGNIVYDIGCGSGSITIEAALQIESRGKVYAIDIDPKAVELTRKNLDKFGVSNVEITLADAKQKISSLPLADAIFIGGTGGDTKDIVNLCYDKLKPGARIVVGIILIETLYSVMETMNKLNFGSVDMTQITISKSKKTSTGTMMLARNPVMVISATKN